Proteins encoded within one genomic window of Bacillus thuringiensis:
- a CDS encoding phosphatase PAP2 family protein — MKVSGLYKIECYIFKGINRYFDQKTLNIFFSNITHIGGATFSIALTLFFLIFAGGTLHQAAIATAISLAISHIPVQILKRWYPRKRPYLTIQDAKYPVHPLKDHSFPSGHTTAVFSVFIPFICYNPSLLIFLLPLALCVGISRIYLGLHYPSDVFVGMCLGTCSGIISFYQFIPLFT, encoded by the coding sequence ATGAAGGTCAGTGGACTATATAAAATAGAATGTTACATTTTCAAAGGTATTAACCGATACTTTGATCAAAAAACATTAAATATCTTTTTCAGCAATATTACTCATATCGGTGGCGCGACTTTCTCCATCGCACTCACACTTTTCTTTTTAATTTTCGCAGGTGGAACTTTGCATCAAGCTGCAATTGCAACTGCTATTTCGTTAGCAATTAGCCATATCCCTGTGCAAATATTAAAAAGATGGTATCCACGAAAACGTCCTTATTTAACAATTCAGGATGCAAAATATCCAGTCCATCCATTAAAAGACCACTCTTTCCCGTCTGGTCACACAACAGCCGTTTTCTCTGTCTTTATTCCATTTATTTGCTATAATCCAAGCTTACTTATTTTCCTATTACCGTTAGCATTATGCGTTGGTATTTCGCGCATTTATTTAGGGCTTCACTATCCGTCTGACGTATTCGTCGGTATGTGCCTCGGCACTTGCTCTGGCATCATCTCTTTTTATCAATTCATCCCACTTTTCACATAA
- a CDS encoding tetraprenyl-beta-curcumene synthase family protein: MNVPSNPITLMAKVYRDVFPVVHHELAMWKERAYHIPNDELHSQAIASIEHKTFHCEGGGILALLANEHREECIRFIVAYQTISDYLDNLCDRSTSLDPNDFAALHESMLMALSPEVEGGGNYYRYRDDQDDGGYLDELVETCQDVLKKTKHYDKIAPILHELACYYCDLQIHKHVKLEEREPRLQKWFEAHKENLPEMSWFEFSACAGSTLGIFCLVAYAFHDELHDEDIAKIRQGYFPYVQGLHILLDYFIDQEEDRAGGDLNFCSYYENEQAILDRMKHFVEEAEKSIGDLPHAKFHRLISRGLLGIYLSDQKVSAQKNMHKMARRIVKYGGLTSRFFYWNGKMYRKKTAQ, translated from the coding sequence GTGAACGTACCGAGTAATCCCATAACGCTCATGGCGAAAGTATACCGTGATGTGTTTCCGGTTGTACACCATGAGCTAGCGATGTGGAAAGAGCGTGCCTACCATATTCCGAATGATGAGCTTCATAGTCAGGCAATCGCAAGTATTGAGCATAAAACGTTTCATTGCGAGGGCGGTGGCATTTTAGCGCTATTAGCAAATGAACACCGAGAGGAATGTATTCGTTTTATCGTCGCATATCAAACGATTAGTGACTACTTAGATAATTTATGTGATCGCAGTACATCACTTGATCCAAATGATTTTGCCGCACTGCATGAGTCCATGTTAATGGCATTATCACCTGAAGTAGAAGGTGGCGGTAATTATTATCGTTATCGTGATGATCAAGATGATGGTGGTTATTTAGATGAACTTGTTGAAACATGCCAAGATGTTTTAAAGAAAACGAAGCACTATGACAAAATTGCTCCTATTCTTCATGAACTTGCTTGTTATTATTGTGATTTGCAAATTCATAAACATGTGAAATTAGAAGAAAGAGAACCACGATTACAAAAGTGGTTTGAAGCGCATAAAGAAAACTTACCAGAGATGAGTTGGTTTGAATTTTCAGCATGTGCCGGTTCTACACTTGGAATTTTCTGTCTTGTAGCATATGCATTTCATGATGAATTACATGATGAAGATATTGCGAAAATTAGACAAGGGTACTTCCCTTACGTACAAGGACTTCATATCTTACTTGATTATTTCATTGATCAAGAAGAAGACCGCGCTGGCGGGGATTTGAATTTCTGTAGTTATTACGAAAACGAGCAAGCTATATTAGATCGTATGAAACATTTTGTAGAAGAAGCAGAGAAAAGCATTGGTGATTTGCCTCATGCGAAGTTTCATCGCCTTATAAGCCGAGGATTACTTGGTATTTATTTATCAGACCAAAAAGTATCAGCACAAAAGAATATGCACAAAATGGCACGGCGCATTGTAAAATACGGTGGTCTCACTTCACGATTCTTCTATTGGAACGGGAAGATGTACCGAAAGAAAACGGCGCAGTGA
- a CDS encoding MogA/MoaB family molybdenum cofactor biosynthesis protein, translating into MSVIEHKKQAPKEVRCKIVTISDTRTEETDKSGQLLHELLKEAGHTVTSYEIVKDDKESIQQAVLAGYHREDVDVVLTNGGTGITKRDVTIEAVSALLDKEIVGFGELFRMISYLEDIGSSAMLSRAIGGTIGRKVVFSMPGSSGAVRLAMNKLILPELGHITFELHRQ; encoded by the coding sequence ATGAGCGTAATCGAACATAAAAAACAAGCGCCAAAAGAAGTGCGGTGTAAAATCGTAACAATTTCCGATACACGTACAGAGGAGACAGATAAGAGCGGACAATTATTACATGAATTGCTAAAAGAAGCAGGCCATACAGTGACTTCTTATGAAATTGTAAAAGATGACAAAGAGAGTATTCAGCAAGCGGTGTTAGCTGGTTATCATAGGGAAGATGTTGATGTTGTCTTAACAAATGGCGGAACTGGTATTACGAAACGTGATGTGACGATTGAAGCAGTATCAGCGCTATTAGATAAAGAAATTGTTGGATTTGGTGAGTTATTCCGCATGATTAGTTATTTGGAGGATATCGGAAGTAGTGCGATGTTAAGTAGAGCAATCGGTGGTACGATTGGGCGCAAAGTAGTCTTTTCAATGCCGGGATCTAGCGGAGCAGTTCGCCTTGCGATGAATAAATTGATTTTACCAGAATTAGGTCACATTACATTTGAGCTGCATCGCCAATGA
- a CDS encoding glycosyltransferase family 4 protein, whose protein sequence is MRVAIFTDTFTPQVNGVAKTLERLTRYFQKEKIAYSVFAPQHTAEDNFVANVNKMRSIPLTILYPECRFSFPTPRIKRELLSFKPDMIHIATPFNMGLCGLYYAKKLNIPVVGSYHTDFDAYLRYYKIEFLSNMLWNYLKWFHSHMQKNFVPSPETLHQLKHKGFQALSIWGRGVDCNLFHPSYNTDLFRKKYNITAKYVLSYVGRIAPEKDIDTLQNLIVKSAHTRSDIHWLIAGDGPLATSLREDVPKTNVTFTGYLQGADLAEAYACSNIMVFPSATETFGNVVLESLACGTPVIGANSGGVKNIITDGKTGILCPPKNEDAFLSSIYSLLQNEEKLEQMGIAASSYAESKSWDEIFRGLLNQYEEVLQHNASELLA, encoded by the coding sequence ATGAGAGTCGCCATTTTTACCGATACTTTTACACCACAAGTGAACGGGGTTGCGAAAACGTTAGAGCGGTTAACACGATATTTTCAGAAAGAAAAAATCGCCTATTCTGTTTTCGCCCCTCAACATACAGCTGAAGATAATTTCGTAGCGAATGTGAACAAGATGAGAAGTATCCCGTTAACAATATTATATCCAGAATGTCGTTTTTCTTTTCCTACTCCGCGCATTAAACGAGAACTTCTTTCCTTTAAACCTGACATGATTCACATTGCTACACCTTTCAACATGGGACTTTGTGGATTGTATTATGCAAAAAAATTAAACATCCCAGTTGTCGGTTCTTATCATACTGATTTCGATGCTTATTTACGCTATTACAAAATCGAATTTCTCTCCAATATGCTTTGGAACTATTTAAAATGGTTTCATAGTCATATGCAAAAAAATTTCGTACCCTCTCCTGAAACATTACATCAATTAAAACATAAAGGCTTTCAGGCCCTCTCTATTTGGGGACGTGGTGTAGATTGCAATCTCTTTCATCCATCTTACAATACAGACCTATTCCGAAAAAAATATAATATTACAGCGAAGTACGTCCTTTCCTATGTTGGACGGATTGCTCCTGAGAAAGATATTGATACGTTGCAAAATCTTATCGTTAAATCAGCACATACTCGAAGTGACATTCATTGGCTTATAGCAGGAGACGGTCCTCTAGCAACAAGTCTTCGTGAAGATGTTCCGAAAACAAATGTCACGTTTACTGGCTATTTACAAGGTGCAGATTTAGCTGAAGCATATGCTTGTTCTAACATCATGGTATTTCCATCAGCTACTGAAACCTTTGGAAATGTTGTACTTGAATCGCTTGCATGCGGTACACCTGTCATCGGTGCAAATAGTGGCGGGGTTAAAAATATTATTACAGATGGAAAAACGGGAATTCTTTGTCCGCCCAAAAATGAGGACGCATTTCTATCATCCATTTATTCTTTATTACAAAATGAAGAAAAACTGGAGCAGATGGGAATAGCAGCTTCGTCTTATGCGGAATCAAAAAGCTGGGATGAGATCTTTCGTGGCTTGCTTAACCAATATGAAGAAGTCCTTCAGCATAACGCATCAGAGTTACTTGCTTAA
- a CDS encoding aspartate/glutamate racemase family protein, protein MIGILAGMGPKSTGPFVDTVVAECQTIYGAKHDMDFPHMMIYSCPTPFYMDRPIDHEAMKKAIIEGAQKLESTGASFIAMPCNTAHLYFEELQHSLSIPILNIVDETLQAIPKNAKRVALLATEATVQAGIYQDGIIKRNIEYIHHETWQEMINQIITCIKSGEIEKAHELWNALVLQLKDEVDTAIIACTDLNVVASEDFVDSSQCLAKAVVRMYVETIRGSQ, encoded by the coding sequence ATGATCGGAATACTAGCAGGAATGGGACCAAAATCAACTGGACCATTCGTCGATACAGTTGTAGCAGAGTGCCAAACAATATACGGAGCAAAACATGATATGGACTTTCCTCATATGATGATTTACTCGTGCCCAACACCGTTTTACATGGATCGCCCTATTGATCACGAAGCGATGAAAAAAGCGATTATTGAAGGAGCACAAAAACTTGAAAGTACTGGCGCAAGCTTTATCGCTATGCCGTGCAATACGGCGCATCTTTATTTCGAGGAATTACAGCATTCTCTGTCCATTCCGATTTTAAATATAGTCGATGAGACGTTACAAGCAATTCCTAAAAATGCAAAAAGAGTCGCTCTTCTTGCAACAGAAGCAACTGTTCAAGCTGGTATTTACCAAGATGGGATTATAAAACGTAATATAGAGTACATTCATCATGAAACATGGCAGGAAATGATTAATCAAATTATTACTTGTATTAAATCTGGAGAGATTGAAAAAGCTCACGAATTGTGGAATGCGCTCGTTTTACAATTGAAAGATGAAGTTGATACGGCAATTATCGCATGTACCGATTTGAATGTGGTGGCGAGTGAGGATTTTGTTGATTCCTCTCAATGTCTTGCGAAAGCAGTTGTTAGGATGTATGTAGAAACTATAAGGGGGTCCCAATGA
- a CDS encoding alpha/beta hydrolase — protein sequence MWNYEAEEAKAVVVIVHGAMEYHGRYEAVAEMWNHIGYHVVMGDLPSHGTTSRNRGHIDSFDEYIEEVKLWVKEARKYRLPIFIFGHSMGGLIVIRMMQETKREDVDGIILSSPCLGVLAGPSAPLQAASKILNIIAPKLQFATNLTVEMSTRNHEVRDAMENDSLFLRKVSVRWYSELIKSIEIAHKKIGDFPDVPLLLMQACEDKLVDKTRVRTWFDNVKISDKAFKEWPNCYHELLNEYERDEILNYIQSFTEIRINNIIETNK from the coding sequence ATGTGGAATTATGAAGCAGAGGAAGCAAAGGCTGTAGTCGTTATCGTGCACGGCGCAATGGAATATCACGGACGTTACGAGGCCGTTGCGGAAATGTGGAATCATATCGGTTACCACGTCGTGATGGGAGACCTTCCATCACATGGAACGACTTCAAGAAATAGAGGACATATTGATTCATTTGATGAATACATAGAGGAAGTTAAATTATGGGTGAAAGAGGCAAGAAAGTATCGGTTACCTATTTTTATATTCGGTCATAGTATGGGTGGTCTTATTGTCATTCGTATGATGCAGGAAACGAAGAGAGAAGATGTAGACGGCATTATTTTAAGTTCACCATGTTTAGGCGTATTGGCTGGACCTTCAGCGCCACTTCAAGCTGCCTCAAAAATATTAAATATTATCGCTCCAAAATTGCAATTTGCAACGAACCTTACAGTGGAAATGTCAACTCGTAATCATGAAGTTCGGGACGCGATGGAGAATGATTCATTGTTCTTGCGCAAAGTATCAGTACGTTGGTATAGTGAATTGATTAAGTCTATTGAAATTGCTCATAAAAAAATAGGTGATTTTCCAGATGTTCCGCTCTTGCTAATGCAGGCGTGTGAGGATAAACTTGTAGATAAAACACGTGTCCGCACTTGGTTTGATAATGTTAAAATAAGTGATAAGGCTTTTAAAGAATGGCCGAATTGTTATCATGAGTTATTAAACGAGTATGAGCGTGATGAAATTTTGAATTATATTCAGTCATTTACTGAAATACGCATCAATAACATAATAGAAACAAATAAGTAA
- a CDS encoding GNAT family N-acetyltransferase — MFESNRIQLRKFSEDDILTYYKWHNDIDVMSSTTLTLDKYSLQDTEKLCQQFIHSSDSKSYIIEEKSTHLSIGITSLIHIDSYNRNAECIIDIGNKDYWGQGYGKEAFTLLLDYAFLELNLHRLSLRVFSFNDRAIKLYKSLGFQHEGTCKEVIFRNGNWHDIELFALFQRNYK, encoded by the coding sequence TTGTTTGAATCAAACCGTATCCAGTTACGAAAGTTTTCCGAAGATGATATTCTAACATATTATAAATGGCATAATGATATAGACGTTATGAGTTCAACTACTCTCACTCTTGATAAATATTCCCTTCAAGACACAGAAAAACTTTGCCAGCAATTTATTCATTCTTCGGACTCTAAGAGCTATATCATTGAAGAAAAATCTACGCATCTTTCAATTGGTATTACTTCTTTAATTCATATTGATTCGTATAATCGAAACGCTGAATGTATTATTGATATTGGTAACAAGGATTACTGGGGGCAAGGTTATGGGAAGGAAGCTTTCACCTTATTATTGGATTATGCATTTTTAGAATTAAATTTACATCGCCTTTCTTTACGAGTATTTTCTTTTAACGATAGAGCAATTAAATTATATAAATCGCTCGGTTTTCAACATGAAGGAACTTGTAAAGAAGTTATATTCCGCAATGGCAATTGGCATGACATTGAACTCTTCGCTTTATTCCAACGTAATTATAAATAA
- a CDS encoding PepSY-associated TM helix domain-containing protein — MKVNRSLHYIFWRWHFYAGLFITPLLITLSLSGIGYLFREEVEDFIYKDLYFGKSAQTESISMSDSISLTEKKYPHYSVAKISEFNGDYNTRLTIANEYTGQQKYVYLDSNNQIVGDQNASETFANIMRELHSSLLVGGTVVNYTVELAACWTIFLIVTGLYMSIRQFKNTPASNKREKAKRRHSIIGIIFTIPLVLLVASGLPWSGFMGNQIYKIASSNESLGYPKLYMAPPESKVKELPWATRKEAPPESNSNEPKAIPVDELQKGIEIKKPYVISLPADPKGVFTVSKSSGSGITGMHVAPNEEITAYFDQYSGELISKTDYRDYGLLAQWFTYGIPLHEGHLFGWPNKILCLLTTLSLLLLIYYGIKMWLARKPKGKLAAPPKQRDKKSVLVFFIMMVILGAVMPLFGLSVLVIFAIELLIYVFSKIRS; from the coding sequence ATGAAAGTAAATCGTTCGCTTCATTACATTTTTTGGCGTTGGCATTTTTATGCTGGGCTTTTTATTACACCGCTTCTTATTACGTTGTCACTGAGCGGAATTGGGTATTTATTTCGGGAAGAGGTTGAAGATTTCATCTATAAAGATTTATATTTTGGGAAGAGCGCTCAAACAGAATCTATTTCGATGTCTGATTCTATTTCCTTAACAGAGAAAAAATATCCGCATTATAGTGTGGCGAAAATTAGTGAGTTTAATGGGGATTATAATACGAGACTTACGATTGCAAATGAATATACTGGACAACAAAAATATGTGTATTTAGATAGTAATAATCAAATTGTTGGGGATCAAAATGCAAGTGAAACGTTTGCCAATATCATGCGGGAATTACATAGTTCTCTTTTAGTTGGTGGCACTGTCGTTAACTATACTGTAGAACTTGCGGCATGCTGGACAATCTTTTTAATTGTGACTGGGTTGTATATGAGTATACGCCAGTTCAAAAACACACCGGCATCCAATAAGCGAGAAAAAGCAAAACGACGTCATTCTATTATCGGTATTATATTTACAATTCCACTCGTTCTGCTAGTCGCATCTGGATTGCCGTGGTCAGGATTTATGGGCAACCAAATTTATAAAATTGCATCGTCGAATGAATCGCTCGGATATCCGAAATTGTATATGGCACCACCTGAATCGAAGGTAAAAGAATTACCGTGGGCAACTAGAAAAGAAGCTCCTCCTGAATCGAATTCAAATGAACCGAAAGCAATTCCTGTCGATGAATTACAAAAAGGAATTGAGATAAAGAAGCCATATGTTATCTCACTACCAGCTGATCCGAAAGGTGTGTTCACTGTTTCGAAATCAAGCGGTTCCGGTATTACGGGTATGCATGTTGCACCAAATGAAGAAATAACAGCTTATTTTGATCAATATAGCGGAGAACTCATTTCCAAAACGGACTATCGAGATTATGGATTACTTGCACAATGGTTCACTTACGGTATCCCGCTTCATGAAGGTCATTTATTCGGATGGCCAAATAAAATATTATGCTTACTAACGACATTATCTCTACTGCTTCTTATTTATTACGGAATAAAAATGTGGTTAGCAAGAAAGCCGAAAGGAAAATTAGCAGCACCGCCAAAGCAAAGAGATAAGAAAAGCGTACTCGTTTTCTTTATCATGATGGTTATACTAGGCGCTGTCATGCCTTTATTTGGACTGTCTGTTTTAGTTATTTTTGCGATCGAACTTCTCATATACGTATTTTCAAAAATACGATCATAA
- a CDS encoding molybdenum cofactor guanylyltransferase, with amino-acid sequence MSTWAGIVLAGGMSSRFGEPKALASWQGSTFIEHILKVMTRTLQEVVVISHSDIKERVEQFVQVPVIEDIPHYKGNGPLAGIVSGMEYIEADWYAIMPCDAPNVSHEWFAILLEQTSDEYDAVVPIINGRKQPLLAAYHNRVKEKIYALLQEEKRSMGQLLSQCNVKYIAGEDVQAHADWFINVNTKEEYVQAQKDLSNE; translated from the coding sequence ATGAGTACATGGGCTGGAATTGTATTAGCGGGCGGTATGTCGAGTAGATTCGGCGAGCCGAAAGCATTAGCGAGTTGGCAAGGAAGTACGTTTATTGAGCATATTTTGAAAGTAATGACAAGGACGCTCCAAGAAGTTGTAGTCATTAGTCACTCTGATATAAAAGAGCGGGTAGAGCAATTTGTACAAGTTCCTGTTATAGAAGATATTCCGCATTATAAAGGAAACGGACCACTTGCTGGAATCGTATCAGGCATGGAATACATAGAAGCAGATTGGTATGCTATTATGCCATGCGATGCACCAAATGTTTCGCATGAATGGTTTGCCATTTTATTAGAGCAAACGAGTGATGAATATGATGCAGTCGTACCTATTATTAATGGAAGAAAACAACCGTTACTTGCAGCGTACCATAACCGCGTGAAAGAAAAGATTTATGCTTTGCTTCAAGAAGAAAAAAGAAGTATGGGTCAGCTTTTATCACAATGTAATGTGAAGTATATTGCTGGTGAAGATGTACAAGCGCATGCAGATTGGTTTATAAATGTGAATACGAAAGAAGAATATGTGCAGGCTCAAAAAGACCTTTCAAATGAATGA
- the metK gene encoding methionine adenosyltransferase — MTKKRHLFTSESVTEGHPDKICDQISDSILDAILSKDANARVACETTVTTGLVLVAGEITTSTYVDIPKIVRETIQGIGYTRAKYGFDAETCAVLTSIDEQSADIAMGVDQALEAREGQMTDAEIEAIGAGDQGLMFGFACNETQELMPLPISLAHKLARRLTEVRKDDTLSYLRPDGKTQVTVEYDENGKPVRVDTIVISTQHHPDVTWEEIDRDLKEHVIKAVVPAELMDGETKFFINPTGRFVIGGPQGDAGLTGRKIIVDTYGGYARHGGGAFSGKDATKVDRSAAYAARYVAKNIVAAGLADKAEVQLAYAIGVAQPVSISVDTFGTGKVSEDVLVELVRNNFDLRPAGIIKMLDLRRPIYKQTAAYGHFGRTDVDLTWERTDKAAALKEQAGL, encoded by the coding sequence ATGACAAAAAAACGTCATCTGTTCACATCTGAGTCTGTAACTGAAGGACATCCAGATAAAATTTGTGACCAAATTTCTGATTCAATTTTAGATGCGATCTTATCAAAAGACGCAAATGCACGTGTAGCTTGTGAAACAACTGTAACAACTGGTTTAGTATTGGTAGCGGGGGAAATTACGACTTCTACTTACGTAGATATTCCAAAAATCGTTCGTGAAACAATTCAAGGCATTGGTTACACACGCGCAAAATACGGATTCGATGCAGAAACTTGTGCAGTTTTAACATCTATCGATGAGCAATCTGCTGACATCGCTATGGGTGTTGACCAAGCGCTAGAAGCACGCGAAGGTCAAATGACTGACGCTGAGATTGAGGCAATTGGTGCAGGAGACCAAGGTTTAATGTTTGGTTTCGCATGTAATGAGACACAAGAATTAATGCCACTTCCAATCTCGCTTGCTCACAAATTAGCTCGCCGTTTAACTGAAGTACGTAAAGATGACACATTATCATACTTACGTCCGGATGGAAAAACGCAAGTTACAGTTGAGTATGATGAAAATGGTAAACCTGTACGTGTAGATACAATTGTAATTTCTACACAGCATCATCCAGATGTTACATGGGAAGAAATCGATCGCGATTTAAAAGAGCATGTAATTAAGGCTGTAGTTCCAGCAGAATTAATGGATGGAGAAACGAAATTCTTCATCAACCCAACTGGCCGCTTCGTAATTGGTGGACCACAAGGTGATGCTGGTTTAACAGGACGTAAAATCATCGTTGATACTTACGGTGGATACGCTCGCCACGGTGGCGGTGCATTCTCTGGTAAAGATGCAACAAAAGTTGACCGTTCTGCAGCATATGCAGCTCGTTATGTTGCGAAAAACATCGTAGCAGCTGGTCTTGCTGATAAAGCAGAAGTACAACTTGCATACGCAATCGGTGTAGCACAACCAGTATCAATTTCAGTTGATACATTCGGCACTGGTAAAGTATCTGAAGACGTATTAGTAGAACTAGTTCGTAACAACTTCGATCTTCGCCCAGCTGGTATTATTAAAATGCTAGACTTACGTCGCCCAATTTACAAACAAACAGCAGCTTACGGCCACTTCGGACGTACTGATGTAGATCTAACATGGGAACGTACAGACAAAGCTGCAGCTTTAAAAGAGCAAGCTGGTCTATAA
- the pckA gene encoding phosphoenolpyruvate carboxykinase (ATP), producing MSTVNVQIGLHELLNGSNAQIQLSVPQLVEKVLMRNEGKLTSTGAVSASTGKYTGRSPKDKFIVKEASVADKIAWGAVNQPISEEHFNKLYTKVLEYLKEKEELFVFNGFAGADRNYRLPIQVINEYAWHNLFVHQLFIRPTEEELTTHESEFTIVSAPNFKADPAVDGTNSEAFIMVSFEKRIVLIGGTEYAGEMKKSIFSIMNFLLPEQDILSMHCSANVGEEGDVALFFGLSGTGKTTLSADPNRKLIGDDEHGWSDNGVFNIEGGCYAKCVNLSHEKEPQIFDAIKFGSVLENVIINNQTRIADYNDTTLTENTRAAYPMHAIDNIVLPSVAGHPNTIIFLTADASGVLPPISKLSKEQAMYHFLSGYTSKLAGTERGVTSPQATFSTCFGSPFLPLDASRYAEMLGEKIEKHDAKVFLVNTGWTGGEYGVGKRMNLGYTRAMIQAALNGELAKTETAKHDIFGLEVPLHVPGVPDEVLMPEQTWADKAAYKAKAIELASEFKENFKKFDSVSEDIINLGGPIA from the coding sequence ATGAGTACTGTGAATGTCCAAATTGGTTTACACGAATTATTGAACGGAAGCAATGCACAGATTCAACTAAGTGTTCCGCAATTAGTGGAAAAAGTATTAATGCGAAATGAAGGGAAATTGACTTCGACTGGTGCCGTTTCTGCTTCAACAGGAAAATATACAGGACGTTCTCCTAAAGATAAATTTATTGTGAAAGAAGCATCGGTTGCTGACAAAATTGCTTGGGGAGCTGTGAATCAACCGATTTCTGAAGAACATTTTAATAAATTATATACGAAAGTTTTAGAATACTTAAAAGAAAAAGAAGAGTTATTCGTCTTCAATGGATTTGCAGGCGCTGACCGCAATTACCGCCTACCAATTCAGGTTATTAATGAATATGCATGGCACAATTTATTTGTACATCAATTATTCATTCGTCCAACTGAAGAAGAATTAACAACTCATGAATCAGAGTTCACAATTGTTTCTGCGCCGAATTTCAAAGCTGATCCAGCTGTTGACGGTACAAACTCTGAAGCATTCATTATGGTTTCATTCGAAAAACGTATCGTACTAATTGGTGGTACTGAATACGCTGGAGAAATGAAAAAATCAATCTTCTCTATTATGAACTTCTTACTACCTGAACAAGATATTCTTTCTATGCATTGCTCTGCAAACGTAGGTGAAGAAGGCGACGTGGCACTATTCTTCGGATTATCTGGAACAGGTAAAACAACATTGTCTGCTGATCCAAACCGTAAATTAATCGGCGATGATGAGCATGGATGGTCTGATAACGGTGTATTCAATATTGAAGGCGGTTGCTACGCAAAATGTGTAAACCTTTCTCACGAGAAAGAACCACAAATTTTCGATGCAATCAAATTTGGATCTGTTTTAGAAAACGTTATCATTAATAACCAAACACGTATCGCAGACTATAACGATACTACTTTAACAGAAAATACTCGTGCTGCATACCCTATGCATGCGATCGACAATATCGTACTGCCAAGTGTTGCTGGACACCCAAATACAATCATTTTCTTAACTGCTGATGCATCTGGCGTATTGCCTCCAATCAGTAAGTTATCAAAAGAACAAGCTATGTATCATTTCTTAAGTGGTTACACTAGTAAACTAGCAGGAACAGAGCGCGGTGTTACATCTCCGCAAGCAACATTCTCAACTTGCTTCGGTTCACCATTCTTACCACTTGATGCATCTCGCTATGCTGAAATGCTTGGTGAAAAAATCGAGAAACACGATGCGAAAGTATTCTTAGTAAACACTGGCTGGACTGGTGGCGAATACGGCGTTGGAAAACGTATGAACTTAGGTTACACTCGTGCAATGATTCAAGCTGCATTAAACGGCGAACTTGCGAAAACTGAAACAGCTAAACATGACATCTTCGGTCTTGAAGTTCCACTTCACGTACCAGGTGTACCTGACGAAGTGTTAATGCCTGAACAAACTTGGGCTGATAAAGCTGCTTACAAAGCAAAAGCAATCGAGCTTGCGAGCGAATTCAAAGAGAACTTCAAAAAGTTCGACAGCGTTTCTGAAGATATTATTAACTTAGGCGGTCCAATCGCTTAA
- a CDS encoding gamma carbonic anhydrase family protein produces MIYPYKEKNPKIASSAFIADYVTITGDVSVGEESSIWFNTVIRGDVSPTIIGDRVNVQDQCTLHQSPQYPLILEDDVTVGHQVILHSCHIKKDALIGMGSIILDGAEIGEGAFIGAGSLVSQGKKIPPNTLAFGRPAKVVRELTEEDRKDMERIRTQYVEKGQYYKSLQK; encoded by the coding sequence ATGATATATCCTTACAAAGAAAAAAATCCGAAAATTGCGAGTAGTGCTTTTATCGCTGACTACGTTACCATTACAGGTGATGTTTCCGTTGGCGAAGAATCAAGTATTTGGTTTAATACCGTCATACGCGGCGATGTATCACCAACAATCATCGGAGATCGGGTAAATGTACAAGACCAATGTACACTGCACCAAAGCCCGCAGTATCCTCTAATTTTAGAAGATGATGTTACAGTTGGACATCAAGTTATTTTACATAGCTGCCATATTAAAAAAGATGCTTTAATTGGAATGGGATCTATTATATTAGATGGTGCTGAAATTGGTGAAGGAGCCTTTATTGGTGCTGGAAGCCTCGTTTCACAAGGAAAGAAAATCCCGCCGAACACGTTAGCTTTCGGTCGTCCAGCGAAAGTCGTTCGTGAGTTAACAGAGGAAGACCGTAAAGACATGGAGCGAATTCGCACGCAATACGTTGAAAAGGGTCAATATTATAAATCACTACAAAAATGA